The Frankiaceae bacterium genome includes the window CCGACAACCCGATGACGACGGAGTACGACCCGGTGCAGCCGGTCGTGCCACCGGCGGTCAACCCGCCGCTGTCCGCGCTGTCGGGGCTGCCGCTGCTGTGGGCGAAGGCGTGCGACGAGATCGACTTCTCGGTCCCCGACTCCGCGCCCGACCAGCTGCTCAACCGCGCGATCTGGTACGGCGTGCACGGCTTCGTGCCGTACCCCGGCGACCCGCGCGTCCTCACGCCCGACGAGGCGCTGGCGCTCGAGGTGGACGAGGACTAGGCCGGCTCGGGGGGCGTCTCGCCGAGCGTCGCGAGCAGCGCGATCGCGAGGTTGGGCACGAGGTCCGGCGCGGCCAGCAGGTCGTCCTCCGCGCCCTCGCGGCCGCGGATGCGCAGCACCGACGCGCGCTCGCCGCCGCGCAGCACGCCGACGACGAGGCGTACGTCGCGCGCGTCCGGATGCGCTGTCGCCCACGCCTCCTCGTCGACCTCGGCGGGGCGCTCCTGGGCGGCGCCGTCGGGGAGCATGACGACCTCGTTGACGAGCGCGCAGCCGGCCACCGACTCGGGCCACTCGATGCCGGAGAGGAACTCCGCCACGTCGGTCTCGATCGGCTCCTGCTCGACCGGCGTCAGACCCTCGGGGTCGCTGTCCTCGAGCAGGTCGGCGAGCGCGGGCTCGTTGGCCTGGAGGTGGCCGGTCTCGACGAGCGCGTACAGCTTCGGCGGCTGGTCCCAGCCGCTCTCGGCGAGCTGGCGTTCGATCTCGGTCACGGTCGCTGGCAGGTCGTACGGCATGCGCCCATCCTGCCCGGGGAGGATGGGGGGATGCGCGTTGGTGTGTCGCTCGCGACGTTCGCCGTCGTCTTCCCGGCCGAGCTGCCGGACAAGACGACGCTCGCGTCGCTGGTGCTCGCCGCGCGGTACCGGCCGGGTCCGGTGTGGGCGGGCGCGGCGGCGGCGTTCTTCGTGCAGTGCGCGCTGGCCGTGACGGTCGGCGGCTTCCTCGCGCTGCTGCCGGATCGTGTGGTGTCGGGAGTGGCGGCG containing:
- a CDS encoding PPA1309 family protein, encoding MPYDLPATVTEIERQLAESGWDQPPKLYALVETGHLQANEPALADLLEDSDPEGLTPVEQEPIETDVAEFLSGIEWPESVAGCALVNEVVMLPDGAAQERPAEVDEEAWATAHPDARDVRLVVGVLRGGERASVLRIRGREGAEDDLLAAPDLVPNLAIALLATLGETPPEPA